A DNA window from Patagioenas fasciata isolate bPatFas1 chromosome 1, bPatFas1.hap1, whole genome shotgun sequence contains the following coding sequences:
- the SYT10 gene encoding synaptotagmin-10, which translates to MSFPAEDGVGSLCHKALQIISELCLGGQVEREKCAGIFPLETARQGIGGTDISVSLLAVVVSFCGLALLVVSLFVFWKLCWPCWKSKPLASNASNVPQSNSSAPTEVFETSEKKEVKENEKPTTKVLEAALKISHTSPDIPAEVQNALKEHLIRHARMQRQITEPTSSSRHNSFRRHLPRQMQVSSVDFNMGTDPILQRGETTTSIGRIKPELYKQKSVDSDGQQEDVKTCGKLNFTLRYDYENELLAVTIVKALDLPAKDFTGTSDPYVKIYLLPDRKKKFQTRVHRKTLNPVFDETFQFPVAYDQLSNRKMHFSVYDFDRFSRHDMIGEVILDNLFEVSDLSREANVWKDIHCATTESIDLGEIMFSLCYLPTAGRMTLTVIKCRNLKAMDITGASDPYVKVSLMCEGRRLKKRKTTTKKNTLNPVYNEAIIFDIPPENVDQVSLSIAVMDYDRVGHNEVIGVCRTGIDAEGLGRDHWNEMLAYPRKPITHWHPLVELPGRATSFDSQGSCSSPKPPLTP; encoded by the exons ACATCTCAGTCAGTCTATTAGCAGTAGTCGTCAGCTTCTGTGGGCTCGCCTTGCTGGTAGTCTCCCTTTTTGTCTTTTGGAAGTTGTGTTGGCCCTGCTGGAAAAGCAAACCTCTCGCTTCCAATGCCAGTAATGTCCCTCAGAGCAACTCCAGCGCTCCTACGGAGGTTTTTGAGACCAGTgagaaaaaagaagttaaagaaaatgagaaaccTACAACAAAGGTACTTGAAGCTGCATTGAAAATTAGCCACACTTCACCTGATATACCAGCAGAGGTCCAGAACGCGCTGAAAGAGCATCTGATCAGACATGCACGCATGCAGAGGCAGATCACTGAGCCCACATCGTCCTCAAG gcACAATTCTTTCAGAAGGCACTTGCCAAGGCAAATGCAAGTGTCCAGTGTTGATTTTAACATGGGGACAGACCCAATTTTGCAAAGGGGAGAGACGACGACCAGCATTGGGAGAATAAAACCAGAACTCTACAAGCAGAAGTCTGTGGATTCTGATGGGCAACAAGAAGATGTGAAAACATGTGGAAAACTTAACTTCACTCTCCGGTATGATTATGAAAATGAGCTTCTGGCTGTCACAATTGTCAAAGCCTTAGATCTGCCTGCTAAAGACTTCACAGGAACATCCGACCCCTACGTTAAGATTTATCTGCTTCCAGATAGGAAAAAGAAGTTTCAGACACGAGTTCACAGAAAGACATTAAATCCTGTCTTTGATGAAACCTTTCAGTTTCCTGTAGCCTATGACCAACTCAGcaacagaaaaatgcatttcagtgTTTATGATTTTGACAGATTTTCTAGACATGACATGATTGGGGAAGTTATTCTTGATAACCTTTTTGAAGTCTCAGATCTCTCCAGGGAAGCCAATGTATGGAAAGACATCCACTGTGCCACCACA gaaagcaTAGATTTGGGTGAGATCATGTTTTCCCTCTGTTATTTGCCTACTGCTGGGAGAATGACTTTAACAGTCATCAAATGCAGGAATCTCAAAGCAATGGATATAACTGGTGCATCAG ATCCGTATGTCAAAGTGTCACTCATGTGTGAGGGTCGAAGACTGAAAAAGCGGAAAACAACCACGAAGAAGAACACGCTAAATCCTGTTTATAATGAGGCCATCATCTTTGATATCCCTCCAGAGAATGTGGATCAGGTCAGCCTCTCCATTGCAGTGATGGATTATGATAG agtaggccacaatgaggtcatTGGGGTATGTCGGACAGGAATCGATGCTGAAGGGCTTGGAAGAGATCATTGGAATGAAATGTTGGCTTACCCACGTAAACCTATAACTCACTGGCATCCACTAGTAGAG TTACCTGGCCGAGCAACCAGTTTTGATAGCCAGGGGTCTTGTTCATCACCAAAACCACCGCTTACGCCATAG